In Mercurialis annua linkage group LG6, ddMerAnnu1.2, whole genome shotgun sequence, the following are encoded in one genomic region:
- the LOC126687632 gene encoding uncharacterized protein LOC126687632 translates to MESTEMKKMGKEDRKGKKRKASTEDCLFEVFEIILNYNGQFEDFGYFNEDVAVRKFHIEDIGLNSLDKWLLELKVEGLLMYYWRRAGMYTEELIPMENDDHVMDMALAGTQDGSVDVYVRKLSCVDVCNLRPVFGHTLFELKELEDGDDALELQGVGEAKPVGVLQIEGPVEAVEVLQIEGPGEPVEVLHVEGQEEGEPLDLLQIEAVEEPSEEE, encoded by the exons ATGGAATCcacagaaatgaaaaaaatgggaAAAGAAGACAGAAAAGGGAAGAAACGAAAAG CTTCTACTGAAGATTGTCTTTTTGAGGTCTTTGAAATTATTCTGAACTACAATGGACAGTTTGAAGACTTTGGTTATTTTAATGAGGATGTGGCTGTTAGAAAATTTCATATTGAGGATATAGGATTAAATAGTCTAGATAAGTGGTTACTTGAATTGAAGGTTGAGGGATTGTTAATGTATTATTGGAGGCGGGCTGGCATGTATACTGAAGAATTAATTCCCATGGAAAATGATGACCATGTCATGGACATGGCACTGGCTGGGACACAAGATGGTAGTGTTGATGTGTATGTTAGGAAGTTAAGCTGTGTTGACGTGTGCAACCTAAGGCCTGTATTTGGACACACATTATTTGAGTTGAAAGAACTTGAAGATGGGGATGATGCATTGGAGCTACAGGGTGTTGGTGAGGCTAAACCAGTGGGGGTGCTGCAGATTGAAGGTCCTGTGGAAGCAGTGGAGGTGCTGCAGATTGAAGGTCCCGGTGAACCAGTGGAGGTCCTGCATGTTGAAGGTCAAGAAGAAGGTGAACCACTGGATTTGCTGCAAATTGAAGCAGTTGAAGAACCCTCGGAGGAGGAGTAG
- the LOC126687633 gene encoding E3 ubiquitin-protein ligase SINA-like 10: MPDNTVRSFDLELMDCAVCCEPLRPPIIQCQNGHATCNSCSVKMGKCHACTLPIRPMRCRIMEAVVESLTVYCQNRVYGCQESFNYDEKTDHEKYCSFIECSCSLPECNVKGSSETIYAHCKELHKDILTPFNFGRKFAVSVDMNDRGLLLQEEQSDIVFVLNNTKCSYGNIITVFCLGPLSNGSCPYDIEVKFDESSVHRFHSSTKNFQDTNKYYRSLTGFLLDSSDQEFLLTG; the protein is encoded by the exons ATGCCTGATAATACAGTCCGTTCGTTTGATCTTGAACTCATGGACTGTGCCGTATGCTGTGAACCTCTACGCCCTCCCATTATTCAG TGTCAGAATGGACATGCAACATGCAACTCCTGCTCTGTGAAGATGGGTAAATGTCATGCTTGCACTTTGCCAATCAGACCAATGCGCTGTCGGATAATGGAAGCAGTCGTGGAGTCTTTAACGGTTTACTGCCAGAACAGAGTATATGGTTGCCAAGAAAGCTTCAATTACGACGAGAAGACAGATCACGAGAAATACTGCTCTTTTATAGAGTGTTCATGCTCGCTTCCAGAGTGCAATGTGAAGGGCTCGTCCGAAACCATTTATGCTCACTGCAAAGAGTTGCATAAAGATATTCTCACACCATTTAACTTTGGACGTAAATTTGCAGTTTCTGTGGACATGAATGATAGGGGTTTGCTTCTCCAAGAAGAACAATCAGACATTGTGTTTGTTCTGAACAACACAAAGTGCTCTTATGGGAATATTATAACAGTGTTTTGTCTCGGGCCATTGTCAAACGGAAGCTGCCCTTATGACATCGAAGTGAAGTTTGATGAATCGTCAGTGCACAGGTTTCATTCTTCTACCAAGAATTTTCAAGACACCAACAAGTATTACCGTTCATTGACAGGATTCCTTCTTGATAGTAGCGACCAAGAGTTTTTGCTGACGGGTTGA